Proteins encoded by one window of Paroedura picta isolate Pp20150507F chromosome 11, Ppicta_v3.0, whole genome shotgun sequence:
- the ENTPD3 gene encoding ectonucleoside triphosphate diphosphohydrolase 3 isoform X2: protein MPLPLQGDGLNPDTSLNKEMFTALSRQPCEQTGFRVLYKMPAVVAFVFLLLSIAVIVAITLVQLNQKAVLSPGLKYGIVLDAGSSRTTVYIYEWPAEKENNTGVVSQTFKCNVKGPGISSYGSNPQEIAKPINDCMDKVKDKIPLHLHRHTPVYLGATAGMRLLRLQNETAANEVLESIQNYFTSQPFDFRGAQIITGQEEGVYGWITANYLMGNFLEKNIWSAWVRPEGAETTGALDLGGASTQISFIPEGTAENSNSTLNFQLYGYDYSIYTHSYQCYGRDEAEKQMLAAMLRNSGSKSRIENPCYPRNYETVFTMKHLYGSRCTEFLRPENYNPSHPVRVVGMGDPPLCMEAVSALFDSTACKDREDCSFNGVYQPKVKGNFVAFSGFYYTVNALNLSGQFSLDEFNSSLWSFCAQNWVQLPFMLPKFEETYARSYCFSANYIYYLLVRGYKFTEDTWPQIHFQKEVGNSSIAWSLGYMLSLTNMIPAESDRVWLPVNPSLFAGLLLFFTAVALLCLIFLVYSCVVSRMHKNTCHVEHVFAAE, encoded by the exons GCTTCCGGGTCCTGTACAAAATGCCAGCCGTTGTTGCTTTCGTTTTCCTGCTCTTAAGCATAGCTGTGATTGTTGCCATCACTCTTGTCCAGCTGAATCAAAAAGCTGTCCTTTCACCAGGTCTGAAG TATGGAATTGTTCTTGATGCCGGGTCGTCTCGGACAACAGTATATATATACGAATGgccagcagaaaaagaaaacaacaccGGAGTGGTCAGCCAGACCTTCAAGTGCAATGTGAAAG GTCCTGGGATATCCAGCTATGGGAGTAACCCTCAAGAAATTGCTAAGCCCATTAATGACTGTATGGATAAAGTCAAGGACAAAATTCCCCTTCACTTGCATAGGCACACACCTGTCTACCTGGGAGCCACTGCTGGCATGAGACTTCTGAG GTTGCAAAATGAAACAGCAGCCAATGAAGTCCTTGAGAGCATTCAAAACTACTTCACATCCCAGCCCTTTGACTTTAGGGGTGCTCAAATCATAACTGGGCAAGAGGAAGGGGTGTATGGATGGATTACAGCCAACTATTTAATGGGCAATTTCCTGGAG AAAAACATTTGGAGCGCCTGGGTCCGTCCTGAGGGAGCAGAAACGACGGGGGCCCTCGATTTAGGAGGGGCCTCCACTCAGATATCATTCATCCCCGAAGGAACTGCTGAGAATTCTAACAGCACACTAAATTTCCAGCTGTATGGTTATGACTATAGCATATACACCCACAGCTACCAATGTTATGGGCGAGATGAAGCAGAGAAACAGATGTTAGCGGCAATGTTACGG AATTCAGGCAGTAAATCCAGGATCGAGAATCCATGTTATCCTCGGAATTATGAAACTGTTTTCACAATGAAGCACTTATATGGAAGCCGGTGCACGGAATTTCTGAGGCCCGAGAATTACAACCCGAGCCATCCTGTGAGAGTCGTGGGAATGGGGGACCCGCCTCTCTGCATGGAGGCCGTGTCTGCTTTGTTTGATTCGACAGCTTGCAAAGACAGGGAGGACTGTTCATTTAATGGAGTCTACCAGCCAAAAGTGAAAGGGAATTTTGTG GCTTTTTCGGGATTCTATTATACAGTCAATGCTCTGAATTTATCAGGACAATtttcactggatgagttcaactCAAGCCTCTGGTCTTTCTGTGCACAGAACTGGGTCCAG CTTCCCTTTATGCTGCCTAAGTTCGAGGAAACATATGCGAGATCGTACTGCTTTTCGGCAAATTACATCTATTACTTGCTTGTGCGTGGGTATAAATTTACTGAAGACACATGGCCTCAGATCCACTTTCAGAAGGAA GTGGGGAACAGCAGCATCGCCTGGTCCCTGGGCTACATGCTTAGTCTCACCAACATGATCCCAGCTGAGAGTGACCGGGTCTGGTTGCCTGTGAATCCCTCTCTGTTTGCTggacttcttctcttcttcacagCAGTGGCGTTACTGTGTCTAATCTTCCTTGTGTACTCATGTGTTGTGTCACGCATGCACAAGAATACCTGCCATGTTGAACATGTATTTGCTGCAGAATAA
- the ENTPD3 gene encoding ectonucleoside triphosphate diphosphohydrolase 3 isoform X3, protein MGVGECPQQCCLNKEMFTALSRQPCEQTGFRVLYKMPAVVAFVFLLLSIAVIVAITLVQLNQKAVLSPGLKYGIVLDAGSSRTTVYIYEWPAEKENNTGVVSQTFKCNVKGPGISSYGSNPQEIAKPINDCMDKVKDKIPLHLHRHTPVYLGATAGMRLLRLQNETAANEVLESIQNYFTSQPFDFRGAQIITGQEEGVYGWITANYLMGNFLEKNIWSAWVRPEGAETTGALDLGGASTQISFIPEGTAENSNSTLNFQLYGYDYSIYTHSYQCYGRDEAEKQMLAAMLRNSGSKSRIENPCYPRNYETVFTMKHLYGSRCTEFLRPENYNPSHPVRVVGMGDPPLCMEAVSALFDSTACKDREDCSFNGVYQPKVKGNFVAFSGFYYTVNALNLSGQFSLDEFNSSLWSFCAQNWVQLPFMLPKFEETYARSYCFSANYIYYLLVRGYKFTEDTWPQIHFQKEVGNSSIAWSLGYMLSLTNMIPAESDRVWLPVNPSLFAGLLLFFTAVALLCLIFLVYSCVVSRMHKNTCHVEHVFAAE, encoded by the exons GCTTCCGGGTCCTGTACAAAATGCCAGCCGTTGTTGCTTTCGTTTTCCTGCTCTTAAGCATAGCTGTGATTGTTGCCATCACTCTTGTCCAGCTGAATCAAAAAGCTGTCCTTTCACCAGGTCTGAAG TATGGAATTGTTCTTGATGCCGGGTCGTCTCGGACAACAGTATATATATACGAATGgccagcagaaaaagaaaacaacaccGGAGTGGTCAGCCAGACCTTCAAGTGCAATGTGAAAG GTCCTGGGATATCCAGCTATGGGAGTAACCCTCAAGAAATTGCTAAGCCCATTAATGACTGTATGGATAAAGTCAAGGACAAAATTCCCCTTCACTTGCATAGGCACACACCTGTCTACCTGGGAGCCACTGCTGGCATGAGACTTCTGAG GTTGCAAAATGAAACAGCAGCCAATGAAGTCCTTGAGAGCATTCAAAACTACTTCACATCCCAGCCCTTTGACTTTAGGGGTGCTCAAATCATAACTGGGCAAGAGGAAGGGGTGTATGGATGGATTACAGCCAACTATTTAATGGGCAATTTCCTGGAG AAAAACATTTGGAGCGCCTGGGTCCGTCCTGAGGGAGCAGAAACGACGGGGGCCCTCGATTTAGGAGGGGCCTCCACTCAGATATCATTCATCCCCGAAGGAACTGCTGAGAATTCTAACAGCACACTAAATTTCCAGCTGTATGGTTATGACTATAGCATATACACCCACAGCTACCAATGTTATGGGCGAGATGAAGCAGAGAAACAGATGTTAGCGGCAATGTTACGG AATTCAGGCAGTAAATCCAGGATCGAGAATCCATGTTATCCTCGGAATTATGAAACTGTTTTCACAATGAAGCACTTATATGGAAGCCGGTGCACGGAATTTCTGAGGCCCGAGAATTACAACCCGAGCCATCCTGTGAGAGTCGTGGGAATGGGGGACCCGCCTCTCTGCATGGAGGCCGTGTCTGCTTTGTTTGATTCGACAGCTTGCAAAGACAGGGAGGACTGTTCATTTAATGGAGTCTACCAGCCAAAAGTGAAAGGGAATTTTGTG GCTTTTTCGGGATTCTATTATACAGTCAATGCTCTGAATTTATCAGGACAATtttcactggatgagttcaactCAAGCCTCTGGTCTTTCTGTGCACAGAACTGGGTCCAG CTTCCCTTTATGCTGCCTAAGTTCGAGGAAACATATGCGAGATCGTACTGCTTTTCGGCAAATTACATCTATTACTTGCTTGTGCGTGGGTATAAATTTACTGAAGACACATGGCCTCAGATCCACTTTCAGAAGGAA GTGGGGAACAGCAGCATCGCCTGGTCCCTGGGCTACATGCTTAGTCTCACCAACATGATCCCAGCTGAGAGTGACCGGGTCTGGTTGCCTGTGAATCCCTCTCTGTTTGCTggacttcttctcttcttcacagCAGTGGCGTTACTGTGTCTAATCTTCCTTGTGTACTCATGTGTTGTGTCACGCATGCACAAGAATACCTGCCATGTTGAACATGTATTTGCTGCAGAATAA